The proteins below are encoded in one region of Candidatus Thiodiazotropha sp. LNASS1:
- a CDS encoding HD-GYP domain-containing protein, producing the protein MIHPDPYIKLVTELGDLRQVMAIDDIRSDQGITLVKRGEFVDSSKYDRLVGHKLLRPLDFSLAVENRITAEKLMRDGKRLLHDEPELEQAIDRRFIQRDLLTPLGTVPLEPQLAFKLTVCRECCVDRYHHMMRVALIALYVASRLRWPADDRQELATAALFLDLGEMHLEPSIFTSRQPLNMAQHRQIYSHPGIAYRFLKLFPNYHPRISEAVHQHHERLDGSGYPNGLSGDSVTPAARVLGAAELLTAIRLERKNSGGRLFSTSEVLKFNTERFGKDIMVPLIEAAKRVDGAMDKVSPTGGINKTILQARMKLLNDILQGADAIDVSGDNEMARFIVQQLKRLTGMAKRCGFDLRAPAKLLNIIGNEEKALSELDALVREMIYLVQSTAREALRRWVKDGVPELEQEPLTKWLRHTDLVLYSAGFLSQ; encoded by the coding sequence GTGATACATCCCGACCCCTACATCAAGCTGGTCACAGAACTTGGCGATCTGCGCCAGGTAATGGCCATTGATGACATACGGAGTGACCAGGGGATTACTCTGGTGAAGCGGGGTGAATTCGTGGATAGCTCGAAATATGATCGGTTGGTAGGTCATAAACTACTGCGACCATTGGACTTTTCGTTGGCTGTTGAGAATAGGATAACGGCTGAAAAGCTGATGCGCGATGGCAAGCGGTTACTGCATGATGAGCCTGAACTCGAACAGGCCATTGATCGGCGCTTTATCCAGAGAGATCTGCTGACCCCTCTGGGGACTGTCCCACTAGAGCCGCAACTGGCATTCAAGTTGACGGTTTGCCGGGAATGCTGCGTTGACCGTTATCATCACATGATGCGTGTCGCATTGATTGCACTGTATGTCGCTTCCCGCTTGAGATGGCCCGCTGACGACAGGCAGGAGCTGGCCACGGCTGCACTTTTCCTGGATCTTGGGGAGATGCATCTGGAGCCCTCGATCTTTACCAGTCGACAGCCTTTAAACATGGCACAGCATCGCCAGATCTACTCCCATCCCGGTATTGCCTATCGGTTCCTGAAGTTATTCCCAAACTACCATCCCCGCATCAGCGAGGCGGTGCATCAGCATCATGAGAGACTCGACGGCAGCGGTTATCCCAATGGATTGTCAGGTGATAGCGTGACGCCCGCCGCCCGGGTGCTCGGGGCGGCCGAGCTGCTTACGGCGATCCGGCTGGAACGGAAAAACAGCGGCGGCAGACTCTTCTCCACCTCAGAGGTGTTGAAATTCAATACCGAACGGTTCGGCAAGGATATTATGGTGCCCTTGATCGAGGCCGCAAAACGTGTCGATGGGGCTATGGATAAAGTATCCCCGACGGGTGGTATCAATAAGACGATCCTACAGGCGCGTATGAAGCTCCTGAACGATATATTGCAGGGCGCGGATGCGATCGATGTGAGCGGTGACAACGAAATGGCCAGATTTATCGTGCAACAGCTGAAACGCCTGACAGGCATGGCAAAACGTTGTGGTTTCGATCTGCGTGCCCCAGCCAAGCTGTTGAACATTATCGGTAATGAGGAGAAGGCGCTCTCTGAACTGGATGCACTGGTCAGAGAGATGATCTACCTGGTACAGAGCACAGCCAGAGAGGCCTTGAGACGTTGGGTCAAGGATGGAGTACCCGAACTGGAGCAGGAACCCCTCACTAAATGGCTGAGGCATACGGATCTGGTACTGTACAGTGCGGGTTTTCTTTCCCAGTGA
- a CDS encoding UDP-glucose/GDP-mannose dehydrogenase family protein, with protein sequence MKVTVFGSGYVGLVTGACLAEVGNDVVCMDVDERKIAMLKQGEIPIYEPGLEAMVERNAKAGRLHFTTDAAEAVAHGLFQFIAVGTPPDEDGSADLQYVLAVAASIAEHMDDYRIIVDKSTVPVGTADKVRERVNEALRTHGKQVEFDVVSNPEFLKEGAALDDFMKPDRIIIGTDNPRTTELLRALYTPFNRNHDRLIAMDIRSAELTKYAANAILATKISFMNELSNLAERLGADIEQVRHGIGADSRIGYHFIYPGCGYGGSCFPKDVNALERTAREVDYDAQLLTAVEAVNHRQKRVLFDKISRHYSGELKGKTFALWGLSFKPNTDDMREASSRVLIEALWDAGAKVRAFDPEAMEECRRIYGERQDLVYCSDQESTLKGADALVVVTEWQVFRSPDFEQIKLALSEPVIFDGRNIYDPKRLKEAGFSYYAIGRGD encoded by the coding sequence ATGAAAGTTACAGTTTTTGGTTCAGGGTATGTCGGTTTGGTTACCGGAGCATGTCTGGCAGAGGTCGGAAACGACGTCGTCTGCATGGATGTGGACGAGCGGAAGATAGCGATGCTCAAGCAGGGTGAGATACCGATATATGAACCGGGTCTTGAGGCCATGGTGGAACGCAATGCCAAGGCGGGAAGATTGCATTTCACCACCGACGCCGCCGAGGCGGTGGCGCACGGGTTGTTTCAGTTCATCGCAGTCGGCACGCCACCCGACGAGGACGGCTCGGCGGATCTCCAGTATGTGCTGGCGGTGGCGGCATCGATTGCGGAACATATGGATGACTATCGGATCATCGTGGATAAATCCACTGTTCCCGTGGGTACCGCGGACAAGGTGAGAGAACGCGTCAATGAGGCCTTGCGTACACACGGTAAACAGGTGGAGTTCGATGTGGTATCCAATCCTGAGTTTCTCAAGGAAGGCGCCGCACTCGACGATTTCATGAAGCCTGACAGGATTATCATCGGTACCGACAATCCGAGAACAACCGAGCTGCTGCGTGCCCTGTATACCCCCTTCAACAGGAATCACGACCGCTTGATCGCCATGGATATCCGCTCCGCCGAGCTGACCAAATATGCCGCCAATGCCATTCTCGCCACCAAGATCAGTTTTATGAACGAACTCTCCAACCTGGCGGAGAGGCTGGGCGCCGATATCGAACAGGTGCGACATGGTATCGGTGCGGATTCCCGTATCGGCTATCACTTCATCTATCCCGGATGCGGCTATGGCGGTTCCTGTTTCCCGAAGGATGTCAATGCGCTGGAGCGCACTGCCCGGGAAGTGGATTACGATGCCCAATTGTTGACGGCGGTGGAGGCGGTGAATCATCGCCAGAAGCGGGTGTTGTTCGATAAGATCAGCCGACACTACTCGGGTGAGCTGAAGGGCAAGACCTTTGCCCTCTGGGGACTATCCTTCAAACCGAACACCGACGATATGCGTGAGGCATCCAGCCGGGTGCTGATCGAGGCGTTGTGGGATGCCGGGGCGAAGGTTCGGGCATTCGATCCGGAAGCGATGGAAGAGTGTCGCCGAATTTATGGTGAACGCCAGGATCTGGTCTACTGCAGCGACCAGGAGAGTACACTCAAAGGTGCTGACGCTCTGGTAGTGGTAACAGAGTGGCAGGTCTTTCGCAGTCCCGATTTCGAACAGATCAAACTCGCCCTCAGTGAGCCCGTGATATTCGATGGCCGCAATATCTATGATCCCAAACGTCTCAAAGAGGCCGGTTTCAGCTATTACGCCATCGGCCGGGGCGACTGA
- a CDS encoding lysophospholipid acyltransferase family protein: MNTFILIILLLAVVMAIAGLNRRCREARRAEWGVAWLNWLDGFNRLFCHVYHRLPQTELPLPETDGAIVVSNHISGLDPLLMLASSNRPLRFLIAREQYERFGLQWLFRAVGCIPVDRENSPEKAMRQAIKALRDGEIVALFPHGKIHLDSDPPRKIKAGAARLAALTGLPLVPLRISGVSGQGGVMLPVFMRGHARIQPLPVIESTGQSPDSLNQAIQCALDQIPQC, from the coding sequence GTGAATACATTCATACTGATAATACTGCTGCTTGCCGTGGTCATGGCCATAGCCGGATTGAACAGGCGTTGCCGTGAAGCTCGGCGAGCCGAATGGGGTGTTGCCTGGCTGAACTGGCTGGATGGGTTCAACCGCCTGTTTTGCCATGTCTATCACCGACTGCCCCAGACTGAATTGCCGTTGCCTGAAACAGACGGTGCGATCGTAGTATCCAATCACATCTCCGGGCTCGACCCTCTGTTGATGCTGGCATCCAGCAACCGGCCCCTGCGCTTCCTCATTGCCAGGGAGCAGTATGAGCGATTTGGCTTGCAGTGGCTGTTCCGTGCGGTGGGTTGTATTCCCGTGGATCGGGAGAACTCACCGGAGAAAGCGATGCGTCAGGCGATCAAGGCGCTGCGTGACGGCGAGATAGTGGCACTCTTCCCCCACGGCAAGATCCATCTCGACAGCGATCCGCCGCGTAAAATAAAGGCCGGAGCCGCCCGTCTGGCAGCGTTGACCGGGCTGCCTCTGGTTCCGTTGCGTATCAGTGGTGTGAGTGGCCAGGGTGGTGTGATGCTGCCGGTTTTCATGCGCGGACATGCGCGGATTCAGCCGCTTCCCGTGATCGAATCGACCGGTCAATCACCAGACAGCCTGAATCAGGCGATCCAATGCGCCTTGGATCAAATACCCCAGTGCTGA
- the def gene encoding peptide deformylase has product MAILEILKLPDPRLKQLADEVIHFDDELHGFIADLEETRQAGPAAVGIAAPQVGRSQRIVILDCSTTRKPVPNHGHLILVNPEITEWDGFELGREGCLSVPDYTGNVIRAERIKVRSQDPQGEDHEFEMEGFEARALQHEVDHLDGILFIDRLVSRRTDLFQRKVYQKGGKK; this is encoded by the coding sequence ATGGCGATATTGGAAATATTGAAGCTGCCGGACCCGAGACTCAAGCAGCTGGCGGATGAGGTGATTCACTTCGATGATGAGCTGCATGGATTCATTGCCGATCTGGAAGAGACACGCCAGGCAGGACCGGCCGCCGTCGGTATCGCAGCCCCCCAGGTGGGGAGGTCTCAACGTATCGTTATTTTGGATTGTTCCACCACCAGAAAGCCGGTACCGAACCATGGTCACCTGATCCTGGTAAACCCGGAAATCACCGAATGGGACGGCTTCGAGCTCGGTCGTGAAGGTTGTCTTTCAGTACCCGATTATACCGGGAATGTAATTCGTGCGGAGCGAATAAAAGTACGCTCGCAGGATCCTCAGGGTGAGGATCACGAATTCGAGATGGAAGGATTTGAAGCGCGGGCGCTGCAACATGAGGTGGACCATCTAGATGGCATACTCTTTATCGACCGCCTGGTGAGCCGCCGCACTGACCTGTTTCAACGCAAGGTCTATCAGAAGGGCGGTAAAAAGTGA
- a CDS encoding glycine cleavage system protein R — MNWLMLTLVGEDQPGIVAQVTDALYRGGCTLGESSMIRLGGNFSIMMMVDGGHGEQTLTNLIAPVADRLQLKFHIDPIHGGLHRHRVPNFQVRVNGADRAGIVAKVTGALAECGFNILELASDVVGDSEKPVYIMTIQGYAEAEIETLESALQPLALEDIDVHISSVETLIG, encoded by the coding sequence ATGAATTGGCTGATGCTGACCCTGGTGGGTGAAGACCAACCGGGAATAGTTGCCCAGGTTACCGACGCGCTCTATCGTGGCGGATGTACCCTGGGGGAGAGTTCGATGATTCGTTTGGGTGGTAACTTCTCCATCATGATGATGGTCGATGGGGGGCACGGTGAACAGACCCTGACAAACCTGATTGCACCTGTGGCGGATCGGCTGCAACTCAAATTTCATATCGATCCGATACATGGCGGACTGCATCGGCACCGGGTACCCAACTTCCAGGTCAGGGTAAATGGCGCGGATCGCGCCGGTATCGTGGCAAAAGTGACCGGAGCCCTCGCCGAATGTGGCTTCAATATCCTCGAGCTGGCATCGGATGTGGTAGGTGATTCGGAGAAGCCTGTCTACATCATGACCATACAGGGATATGCGGAGGCCGAAATCGAGACACTCGAATCGGCGTTGCAACCCCTTGCGCTGGAGGACATCGATGTTCACATCTCATCCGTAGAGACCCTGATCGGCTGA
- the pgeF gene encoding peptidoglycan editing factor PgeF produces MIDVLQPAWPAPSNVKALVTTRQGGCSAAPFDSLNLADHVGDDPACVARNRALLARECRLPDTPFWLSQVHGCCVVSPDSANPGCQADAVYTDQPGVVCAVLTADCLPLLIADRQGNEVCAAHAGWRGLAAGVIENALQRFKSPMEDLVVWLGPAIGPAAFEVGDEVRDRFLAYRQATAQSFTNNRPGHWLADIYALARMRLIDAGVEFITGGEYCTLTQDRLFFSYRRDGVTGRMAAMIWRD; encoded by the coding sequence ATGATTGATGTGCTGCAGCCTGCATGGCCCGCACCTTCGAACGTGAAGGCATTGGTTACCACGCGCCAGGGAGGATGCAGTGCCGCGCCTTTTGACAGCCTCAATCTGGCTGACCATGTGGGCGATGACCCGGCCTGTGTAGCTCGAAACAGAGCGTTGCTGGCACGGGAGTGCCGGTTGCCCGATACGCCGTTTTGGCTCAGTCAGGTGCATGGCTGTTGCGTGGTCTCTCCGGACAGCGCCAATCCCGGATGCCAGGCCGATGCCGTCTATACCGACCAACCCGGTGTTGTCTGTGCCGTACTCACGGCCGATTGCCTGCCGCTCTTGATCGCCGATCGACAGGGTAATGAGGTGTGTGCCGCGCATGCGGGTTGGCGAGGTTTGGCGGCGGGTGTGATCGAAAATGCATTACAACGCTTCAAGAGTCCCATGGAGGATCTGGTAGTTTGGCTTGGACCCGCCATTGGACCGGCAGCATTCGAGGTTGGGGATGAAGTTCGCGACCGTTTCCTCGCCTATCGGCAGGCGACAGCCCAGTCATTCACTAACAATCGTCCAGGGCACTGGCTGGCCGATATCTATGCATTGGCCCGCATGCGCCTCATCGATGCCGGCGTGGAGTTCATCACCGGTGGAGAATATTGTACCTTAACCCAGGACAGGCTCTTCTTCTCCTACCGCCGTGATGGAGTGACCGGTCGAATGGCTGCAATGATTTGGCGCGATTAG
- the rluD gene encoding 23S rRNA pseudouridine(1911/1915/1917) synthase RluD — translation MSDAKFIDKVPPRSVVIPEECAGSRLDQVLSDQFPEFSRSRLQHWIKLGLVELDGRPCKAKQRIRGGELINLRPIPQDEVEAEAQAIELDLVYEDEHLLVINKPAGLVMHPAAGNPDGTLLNGLLNHYRPLQQIPRAGIVHRLDKETSGLLVVAKTLQSQHALVGQLQARSVKREYLALVQGEMIAGGTVDAPIGRHPVNRLRMTVHETGKHAVTHYRIEQRFRAHTLLRIRLETGRTHQIRVHMRHIRHPLLGDPLYGGRLKLPSAINDELAAAIKGFRRQALHATRLELIHPETGERVAWEAPVPTDMQQLIDLLAEDAKR, via the coding sequence ATGTCGGATGCCAAATTCATTGATAAAGTTCCTCCCCGTTCAGTGGTGATCCCTGAAGAGTGTGCAGGCAGCCGGCTCGATCAGGTGTTGTCCGATCAATTCCCCGAATTCTCCCGCAGCCGTCTGCAACATTGGATAAAACTGGGCCTGGTGGAGCTGGATGGGCGCCCCTGCAAGGCCAAACAGCGGATCCGCGGGGGAGAGCTGATCAATCTTCGGCCGATACCGCAGGATGAGGTGGAGGCAGAGGCACAAGCGATCGAACTCGACCTTGTCTATGAGGATGAGCATCTGTTGGTGATCAATAAGCCCGCCGGATTGGTGATGCACCCTGCGGCGGGTAATCCCGACGGTACCCTGTTGAATGGTTTGTTGAACCATTACCGGCCCCTGCAGCAGATCCCCAGAGCCGGTATCGTTCACCGCCTTGATAAAGAGACCAGCGGTCTACTGGTGGTCGCAAAAACCCTGCAATCGCAGCATGCGCTGGTCGGGCAGTTACAGGCGCGGAGTGTTAAGAGAGAGTATCTGGCGCTTGTGCAGGGGGAAATGATTGCCGGCGGCACTGTCGATGCGCCGATCGGCAGGCACCCGGTCAACCGCCTGCGTATGACAGTCCACGAGACGGGAAAGCATGCGGTCACACACTATCGAATCGAGCAGCGTTTCCGTGCCCATACGCTGTTGCGGATCAGATTGGAGACCGGACGCACCCATCAGATTCGTGTCCATATGCGCCACATCCGCCATCCGCTTCTGGGTGATCCGCTGTATGGAGGGCGGCTCAAGCTGCCGTCAGCTATCAACGATGAGCTGGCCGCCGCGATCAAGGGATTCAGGCGCCAGGCGCTGCATGCCACCCGGCTTGAACTGATTCACCCGGAGACGGGTGAACGGGTCGCTTGGGAGGCGCCTGTACCCACCGATATGCAACAATTGATCGATCTCCTTGCCGAGGATGCCAAACGATGA
- a CDS encoding outer membrane protein assembly factor BamD, with product MLWKFSIITLVTLLLSGCSMPDQIDVTKNWSASQFYSEAKSALMDGDYDEAIKHYNGLQARFPFGRYATQSQLDIIYAHYKNSEPESAIMAADRFIKLNPQSPYVDYAYFMKGITNYNRNQSIFSRILPSDPSERDAGAALDAFNDFDKLVRRYPDSRYSADARQRMLYLRNNLAKYQIHIAEYYMRRGAYLAAANRANRVVTRFQRTDAMQRALEIMVDAYTRLGMTELADDARRVLTLNLENGRLNNPAEIETEKEVISREPL from the coding sequence ATGCTTTGGAAGTTCTCGATCATCACCCTTGTCACGCTGTTGCTGAGCGGCTGTTCCATGCCGGATCAGATCGATGTAACAAAAAACTGGAGTGCCAGCCAATTCTATTCAGAAGCCAAAAGCGCGCTGATGGATGGCGATTATGATGAAGCGATCAAGCACTATAACGGATTGCAGGCACGCTTTCCCTTTGGCCGGTACGCCACCCAGTCACAGCTAGACATCATCTATGCCCACTATAAGAACAGTGAGCCGGAATCAGCGATCATGGCGGCGGATAGATTTATCAAATTGAATCCCCAGAGCCCATATGTCGATTATGCCTACTTTATGAAAGGCATCACCAACTATAACCGGAACCAGAGTATCTTCAGCCGGATACTCCCATCCGATCCGTCTGAGAGAGATGCCGGTGCAGCACTCGATGCCTTCAATGACTTCGACAAACTTGTACGCCGTTATCCCGACAGCAGGTATTCAGCAGACGCGCGACAGAGGATGCTCTATCTCAGAAACAACCTGGCAAAATATCAGATACACATCGCGGAATACTACATGCGACGGGGTGCTTATCTGGCGGCCGCCAATCGGGCCAACAGGGTGGTCACCCGGTTTCAGCGCACTGATGCGATGCAAAGGGCGCTGGAGATCATGGTCGATGCCTACACAAGACTGGGTATGACCGAACTTGCAGATGATGCGAGGCGGGTATTGACCCTCAATCTTGAGAATGGCCGTTTAAATAACCCGGCTGAAATTGAAACGGAAAAAGAGGTGATCTCCAGAGAACCACTATAG
- a CDS encoding P-II family nitrogen regulator: MKKVEAIIKPFKLEDVREALSEVGITGMTATEVKGFGRQKGHTELYRGAEYVVDFLPKVKLELVVASDQVAACIEAITNAARTGKIGDGKIFVTPVEQVIRIRTGEEDEAAI; this comes from the coding sequence ATGAAAAAAGTCGAAGCAATCATTAAGCCTTTCAAACTGGAGGATGTTCGCGAGGCCTTGTCTGAGGTGGGTATTACCGGTATGACCGCCACCGAGGTGAAAGGGTTTGGACGTCAGAAGGGACATACCGAACTCTATCGTGGCGCAGAATATGTGGTCGATTTTCTACCTAAGGTCAAGTTGGAGCTGGTGGTGGCCAGTGATCAGGTTGCGGCTTGCATCGAAGCGATCACCAATGCTGCGCGGACCGGAAAGATCGGCGACGGGAAAATCTTTGTGACACCGGTGGAACAGGTCATACGCATCCGTACCGGGGAGGAGGATGAGGCCGCAATCTGA
- a CDS encoding NAD+ synthase has protein sequence MKLKIVLAQLNFLVGDIEGNAQRIIDEAMAHVGKADAIVFPELAITGYPPEDLLLRDHFIQRVELAVAHIVSRVWGIHLVVGYPRRRDGELYNVAGVWRDGEILAEYEKHKLPNYSVFDEMRYFSPGREAVTFELQGVRIGLTVCEDIWEVEPAAMSRAAGAQLLLNINASPFHIGKAPEREELVQNRARENSFPIVYVNLVGGQDELVFDGGSFVVNAEGRLIQRLDFFTETSVCVDLSMEEDPTQPSTGMIAPLVSEEERVYQALVTGVRDYVLKNGFNGAIIGLSGGVDSALTLAIAADALGPDQVEVVMMPSRYTAEMSNQDAVAEAELLGVEYRTISIEPAFNAFLEMLADEFAGRAVDVTEENIQARCRGIILMAISNKKGRILLTTGNKSEMSVGYATLYGDMAGGFAPIKDVPKTLVYRLCRYRNSLSQVIPRRVLERAPSAELAPDQRDSDSLPDYAVLDEILERYVELDQSVMEIVAAGFDERTVLRVIGMVDSNEYKRRQAPPGIKITRRAYGRDRRYPLTWSKRNR, from the coding sequence TTGAAGTTAAAGATAGTACTCGCCCAGCTCAATTTCCTGGTTGGCGATATAGAAGGCAATGCTCAACGCATAATCGATGAGGCCATGGCTCATGTCGGTAAGGCGGACGCTATTGTATTTCCCGAGTTGGCGATCACCGGTTATCCACCGGAAGATCTGTTGTTGCGTGATCACTTTATCCAGCGGGTGGAGCTGGCGGTTGCACATATTGTTTCGCGGGTGTGGGGTATCCACCTGGTTGTGGGCTATCCAAGACGCAGGGATGGGGAGCTCTACAATGTGGCGGGGGTCTGGCGTGACGGCGAGATCCTGGCCGAATATGAGAAGCACAAGCTGCCCAACTACAGTGTATTCGACGAAATGCGCTATTTTTCACCGGGCAGGGAGGCGGTAACCTTTGAGTTGCAGGGCGTGCGCATCGGGCTGACGGTATGTGAAGATATTTGGGAAGTGGAACCCGCCGCCATGAGTCGGGCCGCAGGAGCCCAGCTGCTGCTCAATATCAATGCCTCTCCTTTTCATATCGGTAAGGCGCCGGAGCGTGAAGAGCTGGTGCAAAATCGTGCTCGGGAGAACAGTTTTCCCATCGTCTATGTCAATCTGGTCGGTGGACAGGATGAACTGGTATTCGATGGCGGTTCATTTGTGGTGAATGCCGAAGGCCGGCTCATACAGCGCCTCGATTTCTTTACGGAGACCAGCGTTTGTGTCGATCTCTCCATGGAGGAGGACCCTACGCAACCGTCGACCGGGATGATCGCACCGCTTGTGTCGGAGGAGGAGCGGGTCTATCAGGCGCTTGTCACCGGGGTGAGGGATTATGTGCTCAAGAATGGATTCAACGGGGCCATTATAGGCCTTTCGGGCGGTGTCGACTCCGCCCTGACGCTGGCAATTGCGGCAGATGCCCTCGGACCGGATCAGGTGGAGGTGGTGATGATGCCGTCCCGATACACCGCGGAGATGAGTAACCAGGATGCCGTTGCCGAAGCCGAGTTGCTGGGAGTGGAGTATCGCACCATATCAATCGAGCCCGCTTTCAATGCCTTTCTGGAGATGCTGGCGGATGAATTCGCCGGCAGAGCCGTCGATGTGACGGAAGAGAATATCCAGGCGCGCTGCCGCGGGATAATACTCATGGCGATCAGTAACAAAAAAGGACGCATCCTGCTCACAACGGGAAACAAGAGCGAGATGTCGGTGGGTTACGCAACCCTGTATGGCGACATGGCGGGCGGATTCGCTCCGATAAAGGATGTTCCTAAAACCCTGGTCTATCGCTTATGCCGCTATCGAAACTCACTGTCACAGGTCATTCCCCGGCGGGTCCTGGAGAGGGCGCCGTCCGCTGAGCTGGCGCCGGATCAGAGGGATAGTGATTCACTCCCTGATTATGCCGTGCTGGATGAGATTTTGGAGCGATATGTTGAATTGGATCAATCGGTTATGGAGATCGTTGCGGCAGGATTCGATGAGCGGACGGTGCTGCGTGTGATCGGCATGGTGGATAGTAACGAGTACAAACGGCGTCAAGCGCCGCCAGGCATAAAGATCACCCGTCGTGCCTATGGGCGAGACCGCCGCTATCCGCTCACCTGGTCTAAACGAAATCGTTGA
- a CDS encoding PP0621 family protein has protein sequence MGLRYIFIALALWGVFLIGRHFWRQNQLKNNKSQQIKSVDSVQCAYCGLHLPKNEAVCSGDVYYCSKAHQKAAEKQKS, from the coding sequence ATGGGACTCAGGTATATTTTTATCGCATTGGCACTGTGGGGCGTTTTCCTCATCGGCCGCCATTTCTGGCGACAAAATCAGCTAAAAAACAACAAGTCGCAACAGATCAAATCGGTAGACAGTGTCCAGTGCGCCTATTGTGGTCTGCATCTACCCAAAAACGAAGCGGTCTGTAGCGGCGATGTGTATTATTGCAGCAAAGCCCATCAGAAGGCGGCTGAGAAACAGAAATCCTGA